From a region of the Actinomadura luzonensis genome:
- a CDS encoding NTP transferase domain-containing protein → MRDRGVCAVVPAAGRGTRLGAGVPKIMIEVADGVTLWHLLHRRLREAARHVHVVLSPDGEGPFRTLAAADLDGGGVSVSVQERPTGMGDAIFGPAARHWAAYGTILVVWGDQANLSPATVRAVLAAHPGKGMTLPLVPMPDPYVEYELAGGELVRVRQSREGEECRPGGLSDVGVFCLATDGLAAAWARYAAGAGRGAATGEVNFLPFLAHLSAAERWPVTVVPVRDPAEARGVNTAEDLEFARRAYLRCPD, encoded by the coding sequence GTGCGTGACCGGGGGGTGTGCGCCGTCGTCCCGGCGGCGGGCCGCGGGACCAGGCTGGGCGCCGGCGTCCCCAAGATCATGATCGAGGTGGCGGACGGCGTGACGCTCTGGCACCTGCTGCACCGGCGGCTGCGGGAGGCGGCCCGGCACGTGCACGTGGTCCTCTCGCCCGACGGCGAGGGCCCGTTCCGCACGCTGGCCGCCGCCGACCTCGACGGCGGCGGGGTGTCGGTGAGCGTGCAGGAGCGCCCCACCGGCATGGGCGACGCGATCTTCGGGCCGGCGGCCCGGCACTGGGCGGCGTACGGGACGATCCTGGTGGTCTGGGGCGACCAGGCGAACCTGTCGCCCGCCACCGTGCGCGCCGTGCTGGCCGCCCACCCGGGCAAGGGCATGACGCTGCCGCTGGTGCCGATGCCCGACCCGTACGTCGAGTACGAGCTGGCCGGGGGCGAGCTCGTCCGCGTGCGGCAGTCGCGGGAGGGCGAGGAGTGCCGGCCGGGCGGGCTCAGCGACGTGGGCGTGTTCTGCCTGGCCACCGACGGCCTCGCGGCGGCCTGGGCGCGGTACGCGGCCGGCGCCGGGCGCGGCGCGGCGACAGGGGAGGTGAACTTCCTGCCGTTCCTGGCGCACCTGTCGGCGGCCGAGCGCTGGCCGGTGACGGTCGTGCCGGTGCGCGACCCGGCCGAGGCGCGCGGCGTCAACACCGCCGAGGACCTGGAGTTCGCCCGCCGGGCCTACCTGCGGTGCCCGGACTGA
- a CDS encoding HAD family hydrolase, translating into MSARPARAGGMTAVPREVVARWRVWLCDLDGTLLDSFPAHEAAFRQAIAEVAPSRLAGFRYADHAGASTAAVAAGLTADQAAADRLARRKQELYREFVRAGRVRPFPGARLLLDRLAATGRTAYLVTGGSRASVRRALEAAGLGGAFRDVLTADDVPVSKPDPAFYRLACRRWRVDPAEAVALEDSPHGVAAALGAGLATLHVHAAEPAPGAIAAGDLHDVVSLLAEEENGSA; encoded by the coding sequence ATGAGCGCCCGCCCCGCCCGGGCCGGCGGGATGACCGCCGTTCCCCGGGAAGTGGTCGCGCGGTGGCGGGTGTGGTTGTGCGATCTCGACGGGACGCTCCTCGACTCCTTCCCCGCCCACGAGGCCGCCTTCCGGCAGGCGATCGCCGAGGTGGCCCCGTCCCGGCTGGCGGGCTTCCGGTACGCCGACCACGCGGGCGCGAGCACCGCCGCCGTCGCCGCGGGCCTGACCGCGGATCAGGCCGCGGCCGACCGGCTGGCCCGGCGCAAGCAGGAGCTCTACCGCGAGTTCGTCCGCGCCGGCCGGGTCCGGCCGTTCCCCGGCGCGCGCCTGCTGCTCGACCGGCTGGCCGCGACGGGGCGGACGGCGTACCTGGTGACCGGCGGCAGCCGCGCCTCGGTGCGGCGGGCCCTGGAGGCCGCCGGGCTCGGCGGCGCCTTCCGCGACGTGCTCACCGCGGACGACGTGCCGGTCAGCAAGCCCGACCCCGCCTTCTACCGCCTGGCCTGCCGCCGCTGGCGGGTGGACCCGGCCGAGGCGGTCGCGCTGGAGGACTCCCCGCACGGGGTGGCCGCGGCGCTCGGCGCGGGGCTCGCGACGCTGCACGTCCACGCCGCCGAGCCGGCGCCCGGCGCGATCGCCGCGGGCGACCTGCACGACGTGGTGTCCCTACTGGCCGAGGAGGAGAACGGCAGTGCGTGA
- a CDS encoding 2-phospho-L-lactate transferase CofD family protein, with translation MRVAMFSGGRGAAGIARALLRVPGLELSLLINGYDNGLSTGALRRYLPGMLGPSDFRKNLLLHLGRDDPRRALLEHRLPPGSTLADLERIVANLAGSGAAAEPVARDLRVFAARLAADPGGFDLSDCALGNLVFAGAYLRLGEDFNAAVRACARTFASPARLLNVTDGANAYLVALKQDGRVLADEAEIVGPQDAAAITDLFLLPAPLTRRELAALAGLPAARVRDLLGRRSVPAAPDPEALRALAESDLVVYGPGTPHSSLLPSYLTRGVADAIAGGRSAARVFVVNVGGDHDVQGLTATDLVDRALAYLGDPGNERRTITHVLSHHGPAGAGGGAGGGASGGAGSGPVVPRAVAERGTWAGARWIGADLEDPCRPGAHHGPRTAAALRALLGETPLARAG, from the coding sequence ATGAGAGTGGCGATGTTCAGCGGCGGACGGGGGGCCGCCGGCATCGCGCGGGCCCTGCTGCGCGTGCCCGGCCTCGAACTGTCCCTGCTCATCAACGGCTACGACAACGGCCTGTCCACCGGCGCGCTGCGCCGCTACCTGCCCGGCATGCTCGGCCCGTCCGACTTCCGCAAGAACCTCCTGCTGCACCTGGGCCGCGACGACCCGCGGCGGGCCCTGCTCGAACACCGGCTGCCGCCCGGCAGCACCCTCGCCGACCTGGAGCGCATCGTCGCGAACCTGGCCGGCTCCGGGGCGGCGGCCGAGCCGGTGGCGCGGGACCTGCGGGTGTTCGCGGCGCGGCTGGCCGCCGACCCCGGCGGGTTCGACCTGTCGGACTGCGCGCTCGGCAACCTCGTGTTCGCGGGCGCGTACCTGCGGCTCGGCGAGGACTTCAACGCCGCCGTGCGGGCCTGCGCCCGCACCTTCGCCTCCCCGGCCCGGCTGCTCAACGTCACCGACGGCGCCAACGCCTACCTCGTCGCGCTGAAGCAGGACGGGCGGGTGCTCGCCGACGAGGCCGAGATCGTCGGGCCGCAGGACGCCGCCGCCATCACCGATCTGTTCCTGCTGCCCGCGCCGCTCACCCGGCGCGAGCTGGCCGCGCTCGCCGGGCTGCCCGCCGCCCGGGTCCGCGACCTGCTGGGCCGCCGCTCCGTCCCGGCCGCGCCCGACCCCGAGGCGCTGCGGGCCCTCGCCGAGAGCGACCTGGTCGTGTACGGGCCCGGCACGCCGCACTCCTCGCTGCTGCCCAGCTACCTCACCCGCGGCGTGGCCGACGCCATCGCCGGCGGACGGTCGGCGGCGCGGGTGTTCGTGGTCAACGTCGGGGGCGACCACGACGTCCAGGGCCTGACCGCGACCGATCTGGTGGACCGGGCGCTGGCGTACCTGGGCGACCCCGGCAACGAGCGGCGCACGATCACGCACGTCCTCAGCCACCACGGCCCGGCGGGCGCGGGTGGGGGTGCGGGCGGCGGCGCGAGCGGGGGCGCGGGGAGCGGGCCGGTGGTGCCGCGGGCCGTGGCCGAGCGCGGGACGTGGGCCGGCGCCCGCTGGATCGGCGCCGACCTGGAGGACCCGTGCCGCCCCGGCGCCCACCACGGCCCCCGCACCGCGGCGGCGCTGCGCGCGCTGCTCGGCGAGACCCCGCTGGCGCGGGCCGGATGA
- a CDS encoding glycosyltransferase family 2 protein: protein MPIDISVAAPAYNEADNIAAAVTEWREYLERHPAVGAWEIVVCDDGSADGTGRILRELQAGCPQLTVVTFERNRGAGAAIAAAIAATRLEWVVLLDSDGQFPIANLDRFLDRIAAGGTLALSGARIRKADSLAYRWGSAASGAVSNRLHGTRYRDFNSIFKVVHGPLFRALPLESAGMNCSTEITARVAELGHTWVELPIEHRERGGGSRGWRFWRGARDRALFVGYLGLRHWLLRRGVLRAPEVREPSGRPLQEAR from the coding sequence ATGCCCATCGACATCTCGGTGGCCGCCCCCGCCTACAACGAGGCGGACAACATCGCGGCCGCCGTCACGGAATGGCGCGAATACCTGGAGCGCCACCCGGCGGTCGGCGCGTGGGAGATCGTCGTCTGCGACGACGGCAGCGCCGACGGCACCGGCCGCATCCTGCGCGAGCTGCAGGCCGGCTGCCCGCAGCTCACGGTCGTCACGTTCGAGCGCAACCGGGGCGCGGGCGCCGCCATCGCCGCCGCGATCGCCGCCACCCGCCTGGAATGGGTGGTGCTGCTCGACTCCGACGGCCAGTTCCCGATCGCCAACCTGGACCGCTTCCTCGACCGCATCGCGGCGGGCGGCACGCTCGCGCTGTCCGGCGCGCGGATCAGGAAGGCCGACAGCCTGGCGTACCGGTGGGGGTCGGCCGCCAGCGGCGCGGTCAGCAACCGGCTGCACGGCACCCGCTACCGCGACTTCAACTCCATCTTCAAGGTCGTGCACGGGCCGCTGTTCCGCGCCCTGCCGCTGGAGTCGGCGGGCATGAACTGCTCCACCGAGATCACCGCCCGCGTCGCCGAGCTCGGCCACACCTGGGTCGAGCTGCCGATCGAGCACCGGGAGCGGGGCGGCGGCAGCCGGGGGTGGCGGTTCTGGCGCGGCGCGCGCGACCGCGCGCTGTTCGTCGGCTACCTCGGGCTGCGGCACTGGCTGCTGCGCCGCGGCGTGCTGCGCGCGCCGGAGGTACGGGAGCCCTCCGGCCGCCCCCTGCAGGAGGCCCGATGA
- a CDS encoding FAD-dependent monooxygenase: MAGQVRDADVVVVGGGIGGLANALALTLKGLRVRVLERAHRFGEVGAGLQIAPNCTRILHRWGLLEEVTSLGVRPEAIVMRDALGGDVLTRLDLRDVERRYGFPYLVIHRSDLHGALLRACRRAGVDLVDDVTVTGYEQTGEGAAAIHAGGREAGAVVVAADGLHSVARRLLSDDEPVSSAYVAYRGAVPFAQVAHLDVQPKDVVVHVGPRCHFVQYPLRHGEMFNQVAVFESPKALAGEADWGTPDELDAAFAATGERVRAALPLMWRDRWWRMFDREPIDTWVRGRVALTGDAAHPPLQYLAQGAVMAVEDAYVLAEHVARRTSAAGVDWDAALAAYDAVRPVHCRRVQTTARAWGRLWHHDGEEREWRDAVLRGRDVYDYTYVDWLFGPTALTPEELPPMFPGYDDGPAQSHYGAPKQGFRGRSPEDFGSAPTT; the protein is encoded by the coding sequence ATGGCGGGACAGGTCCGCGACGCGGACGTCGTCGTGGTGGGCGGCGGCATCGGCGGGCTCGCCAACGCCCTGGCGCTCACGCTCAAGGGCCTGCGGGTCCGGGTGCTGGAACGGGCCCACCGCTTCGGCGAGGTGGGCGCCGGCCTGCAGATCGCGCCCAACTGCACGCGCATCCTCCACCGGTGGGGCCTGCTGGAGGAGGTCACGTCGCTCGGCGTCCGGCCCGAGGCGATCGTCATGCGCGACGCGCTCGGCGGGGACGTCCTGACCCGGCTCGACCTGCGGGACGTGGAGCGGCGCTACGGCTTCCCGTACCTGGTGATCCACCGCAGCGACCTGCACGGCGCGCTGCTGCGCGCGTGCCGCCGGGCCGGCGTGGACCTGGTCGACGACGTCACGGTCACCGGGTACGAGCAGACCGGCGAGGGCGCGGCCGCGATCCACGCGGGCGGGCGCGAGGCGGGCGCGGTCGTCGTGGCCGCCGACGGGCTGCACTCGGTGGCCCGCCGGCTGCTGAGCGACGACGAGCCGGTCAGCTCCGCGTACGTCGCCTACCGGGGGGCGGTGCCGTTCGCCCAGGTCGCCCACCTCGACGTGCAGCCCAAGGACGTGGTGGTGCACGTCGGCCCGCGCTGCCACTTCGTGCAGTACCCGCTGCGGCACGGCGAGATGTTCAACCAGGTCGCCGTCTTCGAGTCGCCGAAGGCGCTGGCCGGCGAGGCCGACTGGGGCACCCCGGACGAGCTGGACGCGGCGTTCGCGGCCACCGGCGAGCGGGTCCGGGCCGCCCTGCCGCTGATGTGGCGGGACCGCTGGTGGCGCATGTTCGACCGGGAGCCGATCGACACCTGGGTGCGCGGCCGGGTCGCCCTCACCGGGGACGCCGCGCACCCGCCGCTGCAGTACCTCGCGCAGGGCGCGGTCATGGCCGTCGAGGACGCGTACGTGCTGGCCGAGCACGTCGCCCGGCGGACCTCGGCGGCGGGCGTGGACTGGGACGCCGCCCTGGCGGCCTACGACGCCGTCCGCCCGGTGCACTGCCGCCGGGTGCAGACGACGGCGCGCGCCTGGGGCCGGCTGTGGCACCACGACGGGGAGGAGCGGGAGTGGCGCGACGCCGTGCTGCGCGGGCGCGACGTCTACGACTACACGTACGTGGACTGGCTGTTCGGGCCGACGGCGCTCACGCCGGAGGAGCTGCCGCCGATGTTCCCCGGGTACGACGACGGCCCCGCACAGTCCCATTACGGAGCGCCGAAACAGGGGTTTCGGGGGCGATCACCCGAAGATTTCGGGAGCGCTCCCACCACTTGA
- a CDS encoding maleylpyruvate isomerase family mycothiol-dependent enzyme: MATPPAPPGGRTRADALRWTAEGTVILFDALAALPDDRLDGPARLPGWTGRHLLAHVAANADALANLVHWARTGEERPMYASPEQRDADIEAGAARPAAELRAWAGRSARVLDERLAELDERQWTAPVRTAQGRTVTAEEIPWMRAREVMVHAVDLGAGVEFGALPAGFLAALITDIAGRRAAAPGPALTLEAAGGGGAWAVGGSGEPVVVRGTLAGLAAYLSGRGRDGVTGEGGTPPPDLPRWL; this comes from the coding sequence ATGGCGACGCCGCCCGCGCCGCCCGGGGGCCGCACCCGGGCCGACGCCCTGCGCTGGACCGCCGAGGGCACGGTGATCCTCTTCGACGCCCTCGCCGCGCTGCCGGACGACCGGCTGGACGGGCCGGCGCGGCTGCCCGGCTGGACCGGCCGGCACCTGCTGGCGCACGTGGCCGCCAACGCCGACGCGCTCGCCAACCTGGTCCACTGGGCGCGCACCGGCGAGGAGCGGCCCATGTACGCCTCGCCCGAGCAGCGCGACGCCGACATCGAGGCGGGCGCGGCCAGGCCCGCGGCCGAGCTGCGCGCCTGGGCCGGGCGCTCCGCCCGCGTCCTGGACGAGCGGCTGGCCGAGCTGGACGAGCGGCAGTGGACGGCACCCGTCCGCACCGCGCAGGGCCGCACGGTGACCGCCGAGGAGATCCCCTGGATGCGCGCCCGCGAGGTCATGGTGCACGCCGTGGACCTGGGGGCCGGGGTGGAGTTCGGCGCCCTGCCGGCGGGCTTCCTGGCCGCGCTGATCACCGACATCGCCGGCAGGCGCGCCGCCGCCCCCGGCCCGGCCCTCACCCTCGAAGCCGCAGGGGGCGGCGGCGCGTGGGCGGTCGGCGGGTCCGGCGAGCCCGTCGTGGTGCGCGGCACGCTCGCCGGCCTGGCCGCCTACCTCTCCGGCCGCGGCCGCGACGGCGTCACCGGCGAGGGCGGCACGCCGCCCCCCGACCTGCCCCGCTGGCTCTGA